The Chloroflexota bacterium genome includes the window GCCGTGAAGGCGCTTGACCCGGGATTGGTGCAGACGTTCCTGCTGCACAACCTGAAGAACGCGAACACCTGGCAGATCGTGACGGTCTGGGAGAGCCGCGAGGCACTCGACGCGATGCGCAACTCCGGCCAGACGCCGCGCGGCGTGCTGATCTTCCGCGCGGCCGGC containing:
- a CDS encoding antibiotic biosynthesis monooxygenase, with the translated sequence MLEAQVAPEQWTTLEQTYKDAVKALDPGLVQTFLLHNLKNANTWQIVTVWESREALDAMRNSGQTPRGVLIFRAAGAEPALSVFVVPAHSG